The window CTTGCAATTTTTAATAATTCTGCGCCATGCCTAGCCACTAATTCTTTATTGGACGTTACCACACTTTTATTATTGAGCAATGCTTTTTTTACAAAGGTATAGGCAGGTTCTACGCCACCCATGACTTCTGCAATCACTTTCACATCTGGATCATTGATAATGGTATCATAGTCTTTGGTTAGTACATCTTCTATAGGTGAACCTGGAAAATCTTTTAGGTCCAACACGTATTTTATCTTAATTTTTTTTCCTGCTTTTTTATTGATACTTTCTTCATTCTTCGTTAACACTTCAACGACTCCTGAACCAACAGTACCATATCCTAATATTGCAACATCTACCACTTGTATCACTCCCTAGCTAATATTTTGACTTGGTGTATGCCATCGTTATCTTCTAATGTGTTAATCATTTCTTGTATATCACCAGATGTTGGTAGGATTTCCATACTCAATGTGATATTGGCTACACCATTAATAGGTATCGTTTGATGAATTGTTAGTATATTGGCTTTATAATTAGCAATAATATTGAGTACACAGGATAATAGACCCGGTTCGTCATCCAACTTAAGAGCCACCGTTATGGCTCTACCTCTGGAGTTTTCATAGAAGGGATAGATGGTATCCTTATACTTATAGAATGAACTTCGGCTAATACCCACTGCATCAACTGCTTCTTGTATGGTTATGGCTTTTTCTTTTTCTAATAATTTTTTGGCTTGAACAACCTTCAAAAAAACCTCTGGTAACGCTTTTCTTTTAATAATATAATAACTCGCCGTATCAGGCATTCTCATCACCTACATTTGTTTTTCTTACAAATACATTTGTATTTATTAGAAAGATTATACCACGCACTGCATAAAAATTCAAGTATTAATCATAAATTATACCACGGATTTGCAAGTTTTTGGGATCATCTTTTTTAGCACTCGCTACTTCAATGGATTAGCACCCTCTTTTACAATAGGCAATCAACCACTCATGAGATTATTGGTATGTTAGAACATCTATCATGACAAAAAAATACACTGACATCTATCCGCAAAAGGATGGATACCAGTGTTTTGTGTATTGATCATATTTATTCTGCAACTTTACCTAATTCAATTTGCTCTTCTTCAGAAATGATTAAGTCAATATCGATTAGAATAACCATACGTTCTTCTAATTTTGCAATGCTCTTAATGTATTTTCGGTGAACACCTGTTACAATTTTAGGTGCATCTTCAATGACTTTGTCTTCAATATTAATAATTTCTTGAACACCATCTACAATAAACCCAATATTCATACCGTTGGTCACGGTTACAATGATTTTTGTATCGTCATCAGGCTCTTTTTCTTGTAAGTGGAATTTTTTACGAAGACTGTATATGGGTAAAACACTATCTCTTAGATTGATAACACCTGTTATATATTCTGGTGTGTTTGGCACTTTTACAACCTCTTGATACTTCTCAATGGTAATCACTTTCATGATATCCAGACCATACTCTTCGTTCTCCAAATTAAAAATAACATGTTGCATTGATGACATTAGCCTCACTCCTTCATTTGTATTTGATAGCCGCCACATCATACTTCTATACTAAATGATACTTTTTAAAAACATGGTTAGGACTTCATGCTTAACTGGATGCTAACCATTGTAAATAAGCATTAATGAATGCATCAATTTTACCATCTAATACACTCTGCACGTTACCAGCTTCTTCATTGGTACGATGGTCTTTTACCATACTATAGGGATGCATCACATACGAGCGAATCTGGCTTCCCCATCCTATTTCTTTGACTTCTCCTCTTATACCTTCCATTTTTGCCATTTGTTCTAAGCGCTTTAATTCATATAGTTTGGCTTTTAACATTTTTAAAGCTCGATCTTTGTTTTTATGTTGGGAACGTTCATTTTGACACTGAACAACCATACCTGTTGGGATATGTGTCATACGTACAGCAGAATCTGTCTTATTCACATGCTGACCTCCTGCGCCACTTGAACGATACGTATCAATCTTCAAATCCTCTGGATTAATATCCATGTCAATATCTTCATCTATCTCTGGTATCACATCCATGGATGCGAATGATGTATGCCGTCTACCGGATGAATCGAAGGGGGATATTCTTACCAAACGGTGTACCCCTTTTTCGGATTTTAAGTAACCATAAGCATTGTCGCCGTTGATTTGAATGGTGACGGATTTAACACCTGCTTCTTCCCCATCTAAATAGTCTAATATTTCCACTTTGTATCCTTTATCATCTGCCCAGCGGGTATACATTCTTAGAAGCATACTCACCCAATCACAGGATTCTGTACCACCTGCTCCTGCGTGTAAGGATAATATGGCATTATTTCTATCGTATTCACCTGATAATAAGGTTTTAATACGTAATGCTTCATAATCTTGCACAAATTGCTTTAAGGATGTGGTCACTTCTTTTGCTATCTCTTCATCGGGTTCTTCCATACCCATTTCAATCAATGTTTCGATGTCTTCGTATTCACCAACAAGCTGGTCATAGACTTCTATTTTATCTTTTAACTGTTTGATTTCCTTTAAGACTTTCCCCGAATTGTCAGTATCCTGCCAAAAAGCTTCACTGGCAACTTGGTCTTCCAGCTCGCTGAGTTGATTTTTCACATGAACCAAGTCAAAGTGAAACACTCATTTCATCTAATTTATCCTTATAGGCTAGTAGTTCTTGTTTGCTTTGCTCTAGCTCTATCATCTCATCACCTCTAATATTCTGTGTTGAATAAACACTCATAGTATATATCGTATTTTCAAGGAAATTCTAAAGCTTTTTCCCTGATTAAATTAAAAATGTTCTCAGGTACACATGTGTTGTTTGTACCTGAGATACATCTGTCATTTCTTTGACTTCTATGCTCGACCGCAACAATGTTTGTATTTCTTACCACTACCACATGGGCAAGGTTCGTTACGACCTACTTTTCTTTCTTTTCTTCTAACGGGTTCTTTGGCTGTCTGTTCGCCTCTGTTGGTTGACGTTACTTTCGCTACCCTTTCTCTTTCAATCTTTCTAGCTGGACGAATATGATAGAGTGCTCTAAGGGTAGCTGCTTGAATACTCTCTGTCATCTCTTCAAACATATCAAAACCTAAGAACTTATATTCCACTAAAGGATCCCGTTGACCATAAGCCCGAAGCCCAATACCTTGACGCATTTGATCCATGCTATCAATATGCTCCATCCAATTTTGATCAATGGCTTTGAGCAAGATAACACGCTCAGCCTCCCGCATCATTTCATCATCTTCAAACTCTTTTTCTTTATCTTCATAGAGCCCTACAGCATGTTGGTACAATTTATCTTTAAAGGTGTCTTTTGTCATGGACTCTGTTTCGTCTTCCGTCGTGTGAATAGACTTAATGGGTATAATTTCACTGAGTGATTCCAACAGTCCAGCAATATCCCACTCTTCAAAATACTGATCATCACCAGCATGAGCGTCCACTGCCCGATCAATGACCTCTTTAATAAGGTTCATGATAAAGTCTCTCATGTTATCCCCTTCAAGCACTTTCTGACGTTCGTCATAAATAATTTCTCTTTGCTCATTCATAACTTGGTCGTAATCGAGTAGATGCTTTCTGACGGAGAAGTTATTACCCTCTACTTTTTTCTGTGCATTTTCAATTGCGTTGGATAAAATACCTGCCGCAATGGGCTCCCCTTCTGGAAGGCCTAAACGGGTAACGGTATTCTTCATACGTTCTGAACTAAATAGACGCATTAAATCATCATCAAGGGAAATATAGAAAATGGATTCTCCTGGGTCACCTTGACGTCCAGAACGCCCTCTTAACTGGTTATCAATACGCCTTGATTCATGACGCTCTGTACCAATAATCTTCAGTCCACCAGCTTCAATAACCCCTTCACCCAGCTTAATATCTGTACCACGACCGGCCATATTGGTAGCAATGGTAACAGAACCGTATTGGCCTGCCATGGAAACGATCTCAGCTTCTTTTTCATGGTACTTGGCGTTAAGGACTTTGTGTTGAATACCCTTTTTCTTAAGGCGTTTACTAAATTCTTCTGATGATTCAATGGTGATGGTACCCACCAGTACAGGTTGACCTTTTTCATGAGCTTCAACAATGTCGTTCACAACGGCTGTTACTTTTTCTTCATGAGACTTATACACTTGGTCTGCATGATCTTTTCTTATAACAGGTTTATTGGTTGGTATCGCCACCACGTCCATACCATAGATCTGACGGAATTCTTCTTCTTCCGTTAAGGCTGTACCTGTCATACCTGATTTCTTATTGTATCGATTAAAGTAATTCTGGAACGTAATCGTTGCAAGGGTTTTACTTTCTCTTCTAACGCGAACATTTTCTTTGGCTTCAATGGCTTGATGTAAACCATTGG is drawn from Vallitalea pronyensis and contains these coding sequences:
- a CDS encoding chemotaxis protein CheW translates to MSSMQHVIFNLENEEYGLDIMKVITIEKYQEVVKVPNTPEYITGVINLRDSVLPIYSLRKKFHLQEKEPDDDTKIIVTVTNGMNIGFIVDGVQEIINIEDKVIEDAPKIVTGVHRKYIKSIAKLEERMVILIDIDLIISEEEQIELGKVAE
- the prfB gene encoding peptide chain release factor 2 (programmed frameshift) — translated: MIELEQSKQELLAYKDKLDEMSVSLDLVHVKNQLSELEDQVASEAFWQDTDNSGKVLKEIKQLKDKIEVYDQLVGEYEDIETLIEMGMEEPDEEIAKEVTTSLKQFVQDYEALRIKTLLSGEYDRNNAILSLHAGAGGTESCDWVSMLLRMYTRWADDKGYKVEILDYLDGEEAGVKSVTIQINGDNAYGYLKSEKGVHRLVRISPFDSSGRRHTSFASMDVIPEIDEDIDMDINPEDLKIDTYRSSGAGGQHVNKTDSAVRMTHIPTGMVVQCQNERSQHKNKDRALKMLKAKLYELKRLEQMAKMEGIRGEVKEIGWGSQIRSYVMHPYSMVKDHRTNEEAGNVQSVLDGKIDAFINAYLQWLASS
- the secA gene encoding preprotein translocase subunit SecA, which translates into the protein MKIFDKIFGTHSEREIKRVMPLVEQIEALEPEIQKMTDDALRMKTTEFKERLQKGETLDDILPEAYAVVREATIRVTEENIRPYKVQLIGSIILHQGRIAEMKTGEGKTYVAPLAAYLNALDGKGVHVVTVNDYLAKRDAENIGRIHEFLGLTVGVIVNGIDNEERRAAYNCDITYGTNNEFGFDYLRDNMVIYQKEMVQRELNYVIIDEVDSVLVDEARTPLIISGNSSKSTHLYQQADLIAKRLVKGRVIGEVSKMSALLNEEIQEEGEFVVDEKTKSVSLTADGVKRIEEFFQIENLADAENMEIQHHVILALKAHNTMHRDKDYVVKEEEIIIVDEFTGRLMPGRRYSNGLHQAIEAKENVRVRRESKTLATITFQNYFNRYNKKSGMTGTALTEEEEFRQIYGMDVVAIPTNKPVIRKDHADQVYKSHEEKVTAVVNDIVEAHEKGQPVLVGTITIESSEEFSKRLKKKGIQHKVLNAKYHEKEAEIVSMAGQYGSVTIATNMAGRGTDIKLGEGVIEAGGLKIIGTERHESRRIDNQLRGRSGRQGDPGESIFYISLDDDLMRLFSSERMKNTVTRLGLPEGEPIAAGILSNAIENAQKKVEGNNFSVRKHLLDYDQVMNEQREIIYDERQKVLEGDNMRDFIMNLIKEVIDRAVDAHAGDDQYFEEWDIAGLLESLSEIIPIKSIHTTEDETESMTKDTFKDKLYQHAVGLYEDKEKEFEDDEMMREAERVILLKAIDQNWMEHIDSMDQMRQGIGLRAYGQRDPLVEYKFLGFDMFEEMTESIQAATLRALYHIRPARKIERERVAKVTSTNRGEQTAKEPVRRKERKVGRNEPCPCGSGKKYKHCCGRA
- a CDS encoding ACT domain-containing protein; the protein is MPDTASYYIIKRKALPEVFLKVVQAKKLLEKEKAITIQEAVDAVGISRSSFYKYKDTIYPFYENSRGRAITVALKLDDEPGLLSCVLNIIANYKANILTIHQTIPINGVANITLSMEILPTSGDIQEMINTLEDNDGIHQVKILARE